Proteins found in one Plasmodium malariae genome assembly, chromosome: 13 genomic segment:
- the PmUG01_13023900 gene encoding conserved Plasmodium protein, unknown function, giving the protein MKAISTARNNVNTQKWPYKILEKEINNKINNILNLIIFDTSKNVSGEHTQDYLKYINRNVCKLNSKKEDIPSDAVENEVVNAEENTLANEVAIADGGSNNRNIQQLKWKYYNNISVGVLKEYIKTVHRSKSNLGLTYATNGKWNKLLDPYEDKANPEKVKKEKMIKQDETFNEARYARLSKNLTNKNVCSKKRKLHKCEEEKDMEKKVEREVEKEKESGEYMLNGEYDSVLKNANLNEVKYLWLKHAVVIFKLLIDCNLKVDIKRKLSLSRAVLCFLKNKNIHVNTDLYLSYCYLLSKINMIDKELVIIMYSHVQNDFKHLSMLNKFYLFSCIHNFNFLSKKFQKIRTYLHSHFYSLVKGEYLSRVGDNIQTSRELISGQVEWVGFQEEEKVRHLYEEEHKQIGKNTKVHPTTIKALSARKRLTPMQKENFLFLNNYLFHIYEILFKNKNYISHLDRTLFKFVINNEMMKCNKVEAKVFKSIVKLCDRDLINFIFNKIIDNIESYDNLEIYNMLTYFSKNENEYLSHFLHILNEKKKNFENMNIKHVIYLYVYINRILKRHFKKRKGKSLTTARRNHMQELVNSISDKLNKKNGSSRIAMSLLRASSKLGKECKKECTEECKKECTEECKKKCTEECKKECTEECKKECTEECKKECTEECKKECTEECKVELCTSYVNNLKKENEMCFLYELEARTEEDMTVTGEECVELMKKLNEIFLYILTQKIIYLNVNNIITVLYNTCPIFNENQIIFVNKLFMQLFEENRLVLNFLHIYSALFRNFLFYYHTNVGLQEVESCRTHTDGTKIDMSVYANKVDNIFKYIKKHYYINYENMCDISKYTIVLNVYVNFVLDLLMYYIYKRGAQGDTQGDAIKNAEEHAQEDSLRDAQGDEKEDASCDIYQRKMASFIIHIFTHLQFITYNNGQDSIPMNKLQLFFNYSQDIVKKLSTYVDAIAYPLCVMEERGEPLSLTGENVNVGKNGHNNGRKKLRNGEHAMDRNINSVTDDPGEVSTFFKNSFLLDDMFIDATIPHCCFSKNEPNMGHVQICKNLKTNSYSMLINDKSNNIITTNSEEMSRNDNMGKCVPNDMSQHVSNRNMNDMSSNVCNFVHIIEYISYICSYIYFKTNAKDNTHIKENMMYIYLSLQKYNKTNNYLVNNIFKILKNSHSKELSQNAIFIIALDYIREYKNVNSITIKIFRYLKKNKFNVVINKGEYLSIPSNSPK; this is encoded by the coding sequence atgaaagcCATAAGCACAGCCAGAAACAATGTGAACACGCAAAAATGGCCATACAAAATTTTagagaaagaaataaataataaaataaataatattttaaatcttattatatttgaCACAAGTAAGAACGTAAGCGGCGAACATACGCAGGACTATCTAAAGTACATCAATAGGAATGTGTGCAAATTGAACAGCAAGAAGGAAGATATACCATCAGATGCAGTGGAAAATGAAGTTGTGAATGCGGAGGAAAATACACTGGCAAATGAAGTGGCAATTGCAGATGGTGGTTCGAATAACAGAAACATACAACAACTAAAATGGAAGTACTACAACAACATCTCTGTAGGTGTactaaaagaatatataaaaacagttCACAGGAGCAAGAGTAATTTGGGATTGACATATGCGACGAATGGTAAGTGGAACAAGCTGCTCGATCCCTACGAGGACAAGGCTAACCCAGAAAAGgtgaagaaagaaaaaatgatcaAGCAAGATGAAACATTTAATGAGGCACGTTATGCACGCCTAAGCAAAAATTTAAcgaataaaaatgtatgcaGCAAAAAACGGAAACTGCATAAATGTGAAGAAGAAAAGGATATGGAAAAGAAAGTGGAAAGGGAAGTGGAAAAAGAGAAGGAATCAGGTGAATATATGCTGAACGGTGAATATGACAGCGTGCTAAAGAATGCAAATCTTAATGAAGTTAAATACCTGTGGTTAAAACATGCAGTAGTTATATTTAAGTTACTCATTGATTGTAATTTAAAAGTtgatattaaaagaaaactaAGTTTAAGTAGAGCAGTTTTATGTTTcctcaaaaataaaaatatacatgtgaACACTGATTTATATCTTTCATATTGTTACCTTTTgtcaaaaattaatatgatAGATAAGGAGCTTGTCATTATAATGTATTCACATGTACAAAATGATTTCAAGCACTTGAGTATGTTAAACaagttttatttgtttagttgcattcataattttaattttttgtctaaaaaatttcaaaaaattcgAACTTACTTACATAGTCATTTTTACAGTTTAGTAAAAGGAGAGTATTTAAGCAGAGTAGGGGATAATATACAGACTAGTAGAGAATTGATAAGCGGCCAAGTAGAATGGGTAGGTTTCCAAGAAGAAGAGAAAGTAAGACACTTATATGAGGAGGAACATAAACAGATAGGAAAAAATACGAAAGTTCATCCTACAACCATTAAGGCATTAAGCGCACGAAAAAGATTGACCCCTatgcaaaaagaaaattttctgtttttaaataactaCTTGTTTCATATATACGAGATCctgtttaaaaataaaaattatatttctcATTTGGATAGgactttatttaaatttgtaataaataaCGAAATGATGAAATGTAATAAAGTAGAAGCAAAAGTTTTTAAGAGCATAGTAAAATTATGTGACAGAGATTTAatcaattttatatttaacaaaataatagatAATATTGAGTCATATgataatttagaaatatataatatgcttacctatttttcgaaaaatgaaaatgaatatctctctcattttttacatattttgaatgagaaaaaaaaaaatttcgaaaacatgaacataaaacatgtcatatatttatatgtatacataaatagaattttaaagaggcattttaaaaaaagaaaagggaAAAGTTTAACCACTGCTCGAAGGAATCATATGCAAGAACTTGTCAATAGTATTTCGGACAAGTTGAATAAGAAAAATGGGTCAAGTCGAATAGCGATGTCTTTACTTCGTGCTAGCAGCAAATTGGGGAAGGAGTGTAAAAAGGAGTGTACGGAAGAGTGTAAGAAGGAGTGTACGGAAGAGTGTAAGAAGAAATGTACGGAAGAGTGTAAGAAGGAATGTACGGAAGAGTGTAAGAAGGAGTGTACGGAAGAGTGTAAGAAGGAGTGTACGGAAGAGTGTAAGAAGGAATGTACGGAAGAGTGTAAGGTAGAATTGTGCACTTCATacgtaaataatttaaaaaaggaaaatgaaaTGTGCTTCCTGTATGAACTCGAAGCAAGAACTGAAGAGGATATGACTGTAACTGGTGAGGAATGTGTTGAGCTTATGAAAAAGTTAAACGAGatatttttgtacatattaacacaaaaaattatctatttaaatgttaataatataataacgGTATTGTATAATACATGCCCAATCTTTAATGAAAaccaaataatttttgtgaaTAAACTGTTTATGCAATTGTTTGAAGAGAACCGTTTGGTCTTAAactttttgcatatatatagtgCACTCTTTCGAAATTTCCTATTTTACTATCACACCAATGTTGGTCTTCAGGAGGTGGAGTCATGTCGAACTCATACAGATGGCACAAAAATTGATATGTCAGTATATGCAAACAAAGTagacaatatttttaagtacaTCAAGAAACACTATTACATTAATTACGAAAATATGTGTGATATAAGCAAGTACACAATAGTATTAAAcgtttatgtaaattttgtATTAGACCTtcttatgtattatatatataaaagaggTGCACAAGGAGATACCCAGGGAGATGCCATAAAAAATGCAGAAGAACATGCCCAGGAAGATTCCCTAAGAGATGCACAAGGAGATGAAAAAGAAGATGCATCTTGCGACATATACCAAAGGAAGATGGCCTCCTTTATCATTCACATATTTACCCACTTACAgtttataacatataataatggaCAAGATTCAATTCCTATGAATAAATTAcagcttttttttaattacagtCAAGATATTGTAAAAAAGTTAAGCACATATGTAGATGCCATTGCATACCCTCTATGCGTTATGGAGGAGCGGGGAGAACCTTTATCACTCACTGGGGAGAACGTAAATGTGGGAAAAAATGGGCATAATAAtgggagaaaaaaattaagaaacgGAGAGCATGCGATGGATCGTAATATAAATAGTGTAACAGACGATCCTGGAGAAGTATCaaccttttttaaaaattccttCCTCCTTGATGATATGTTCATAGATGCCACTATTCCACATTGCTGCTTCAGTAAGAATGAACCAAACATGGGTCACGtacaaatttgtaaaaatttaaagacTAACAGTTATAGCATGctaataaatgataaatcgaataatattattactacaaaTTCTGAAGAGATGAGTAGAAATGATAACATGGGCAAATGTGTACCTAACGATATGAGTCAGCATGTGAGCAATCGGAATATGAATGATATGTCAAGCAATGTGTGTAATTTTGTTCACATAATAGAATACATTAgctatatatgttcatatatttactttaaaaCAAATGCAAAAGATAATACACAcataaaggaaaatatgatgtatatttatttgagtttacaaaaatataataaaacgaataattaccttgttaataatatttttaaaatattaaaaaatagccATTCGAAGGAGTTAAGCCAAAAtgctatttttataattgccTTGGATTATATTCGTGAGTACAAAAACGTCAACAGCATTACTATTAAGATTTTTCGTTATTTAAAGAAGAACAAATTTAATGTAGTTATTAATAAAGGGGAATATTTGAGCATTCCTTCGAACAGTCCCAAGTAA
- the PTEX150 gene encoding translocon component PTEX150, putative: protein MKLLAVSFLIFSTIINCYYANVPNGNRTLNVKPTCNKSGKTGSGNNENNSIDNSADNSVGGGGADENNGNSDDNNKNENNEGVKDDSSNIKEKEAKQTCDASANRDFQNMMKPFNDMLERGKLNNMNLENLLNSEIFQGKGGKLNIENILNNEIFHSFLSSLDGDKKSGDNNNNDDSRASTYGALFKDMLSSFNNSNLNNKGENGVEGEDGTKGSENKGKNIQLTPEQLNKINELKDRLENVLKNAGVDVEKIKENIQNDDFLKNKEFLKDILAKLPVNAPIMNFGDKHNGNMFNLDTVDMMNMLKKVNKGDKMGLNIEDDDSTKIGKDDEAYEYDEDAVVTDENNDINTNSFNADQYLLNSNKDISLVDRLSFNNFVSNDKKFDCFDINTYKPSLGGNKVDVTANSINRKLSDGDSLEDYDESNNSNINVTDNNGSNGSNHISSSSSSSGNSAGGDKEELIASSSGAGKNSNQMTNSVIGGNHFFDLSNVQKPKSSKKSSLYGAKKGIKKGKHRKGGKRKKKNKKRNPGQVPFKMDTLKETVRGINNPNSREMIEGIIKKYISLTPDDGDDDDDDDNENGGNDNANQGESGDGNKEDELNINEFSIKDIKKLISDGILTYEDLTEEELRKLASPDKVFYELSPYATEDKDLSINETSAVSNEQLNAFLKKNGQYHMSYDSKNIDYLKQKKSEKKEEDQEEDTFYDAYKQIKNSYLGIPSNYYHEAPQLVGNNYVFTSVYDKKQDLINFLKRSNGMTVDDAVNGSGTGSTPYKSKFYDKYYKKLSEYRRREAFKILKKQKDKEKQLKLKQKLENEEKDDLNNFSPKNKLAGNASDNYGVQVFSKDQLENFVKNFNSQNNSDILSNSGQTSMNNNTNNNNSTNDSESSFNNGSNGFVTFDGKDVVGSSSNEDTSVDENDQVLNEEEDLNEDDDD, encoded by the coding sequence atgaAGTTGTTGGCTGTAagttttttgattttttcaACTATAATTAATTGCTATTATGCAAATGTGCCGAATGGAAATCGCACCCTGAATGTCAAGCCTACATGTAACAAGTCAGGAAAAACTGGAAGTGGCAATAATGAGAATAATAGTATAGACAATAGTGCAGACAATTCAGTAGGAGGTGGAGGAGCTGATGAAAATAATGGCAACTCAGATGATaacaacaaaaatgaaaataatgaggGTGTAAAAGATGATAGTAGTAACATTAAGGAAAAAGAAGCAAAACAGACTTGTGATGCATCTGCAAACAGagattttcaaaatatgatGAAACCTTTTAACGATATGTTAGAACgaggaaaattaaataacatGAATTTAGAAAATCTTCTAAACAGTGAAATATTTCAGGGAAAAGGgggaaaattaaatatagaaaatattttaaataatgaaatatttcattCGTTCCTTAGTTCGTTAGACGGTGATAAAAAGTCAggtgataataataataatgatgatagtAGGGCTAGTACATATGGTGCTTTATTTAAAGATATGTTGAGTTCGTTTAATAATTCTAACTTGAATAATAAAGGAGAAAATGGAGTAGAAGGAGAAGATGGAACAAAGGGTAGCGAAaataagggaaaaaatattcagtTAACCCCGGAACaacttaataaaattaatgagtTAAAAGATAGATtagaaaatgttttaaaaaatgcagGAGTTGatgtagaaaaaataaaagaaaatattcaaaatgatgactttttaaaaaataaagaatttttaaaagatattcTTGCAAAACTTCCAGTAAATGCACCAATTATGAATTTTGGGGATAAACATAATGGAAATATGTTTAACTTAGATACAGTAGATATGAtgaatatgttaaaaaaagtgAACAAAGGTGATAAAATGGGTTTGAACATAGAAGATGATGACTCAACAAAAATTGGAAAAGATGATGAAGCGTATGAATATGATGAGGATGCTGTTGTTActgatgaaaataatgatataaatacaaatagtTTTAACGCAGATCAGTATTTACTAAACTCAAACAAAGATATATCATTAGTAGATAGACTAAGtttcaataattttgtttctaatgataaaaaatttgattgTTTTgatataaacacatataaaCCTAGTCTAGGTGGTAATAAGGTAGACGTTACTGCAAACAGTATCAATAGAAAATTATCTGATGGGGATTCTTTAGAAGATTATGATGAATCAAACAATTCAAATATTAATGTTACAGATAACAATGGATCAAACGGTAGTAATCAtattagtagtagtagtagtagtagtggtAATTCTGCAGGAGGAGATAAGGAGGAATTAATAGCATCATCGTCAGGTGCAGGAAAAAACTCAAACCAAATGACAAATTCTGTTATTGGAGgtaatcatttttttgatTTGAGCAATGTACAGAAGCCGAAATCATCTAAAAAATCATCATTGTATGGTGCAAAGAAAGGAATTAAGAAGGGAAAACATCGTAAAGGAGGtaagagaaagaaaaaaaataaaaaaagaaatcctGGTCAAGTACCTTTCAAAATGGACACTTTAAAAGAAACAGTAAGAGGTATTAATAATCCTAATAGTAGAGAAATGATTGaaggaattataaaaaaatatatatctttgaCTCCAGATGATGGTGATGATGACGATGATGACGATAATGAAAATGGAGGAAATGATAATGCAAACCAAGGAGAAAGTGGTGATGGTAATAAGGAGgatgaattaaatataaacgaATTTAGtataaaagatattaaaaaattaatttcagatggtatattaacatatgaaGACTTAACTGAAGAAGAATTGAGAAAATTAGCTTCACCTGATAAGGTATTTTATGAGTTATCTCCATATGCAACAGAGGATAAAGACTTATCCATAAATGAAACTTCTGCTGTATCAAATGAACAACTAaatgcatttttaaaaaagaacgGACAATATCATATGAGTTATGattctaaaaatattgactatttgaaacaaaagaaatcagaaaagaaagaagaagaTCAAGAAGAAGATACCTTCTATGATgcatataaacaaattaaaaattccTATCTTGGTATTCCATCAAATTATTATCATGAAGCTCCTCAATTAGTTGGAAACAATTATGTATTTACTTCtgtatatgataaaaaacaagatttaattaatttcttAAAACGAAGTAATGGTATGACCGTGGATGATGCTGTTAACGGTTCGGGAACAGGTTCAACTCCATATAAATCCAAATTTTATgacaaatattataaaaaattaagtgaaTATAGAAGAAGAGAAGCTTttaaaatacttaaaaaacaaaaggatAAGGAGaaacaattaaaattaaaacaaaaattggaaaatgaagaaaaagacgatctgaataatttttcaccaaaaaataaacttgCTGGTAATGCCAGTGATAATTATGGTGTTCAAGTCTTTTCAAAAGATCAACTTGAAAactttgtaaaaaattttaatagtCAAAATAATAGTGATATTCTAAGCAATTCAGGTCAAACAAGTATGAACAATAATacaaacaataataatagcacaAATGACAGTGAATCATCATTTAATAATGGTTCAAATGGTTTTGTTACATTCGATGGAAAGGATGTAGTTGGATCATCGAGCAATGAAGATACCAGTGTAGATGAAAATGATCAGGTGTTGAATGAAGAAGAGGATTTGAACGAGGACGACGATGATTAA